A genomic region of Paenibacillus sp. PL2-23 contains the following coding sequences:
- a CDS encoding ABC transporter permease, whose product MNKLIALTHNETMKLWLKKRFYVIVLILLILIPIFTYAQHKMVKNNAEHFADWRNQTLQQIADIENTLASDRIPEEWKKGRRIAVQQLRYYVERDVNPNEPSGVQFAREFLGNAITLFIPMLVLALGSDMVSGERSAGTIKMLLTRPVRRWKVLLSKVLALTLYVSLTIAATVILCYLISGFVFGYGGFDAPVLTGFKVQGGAVDTSNVRAIPQWSFLLMQAGLSWFAAMTVALLGLMASVLIRSTAASMVAMMAAIIAGSILTSMSSTWTSVKYLFSVNLRLTGYLEGSPPPIEGMTLPFSLAVLSIWSAASLLVSFRVFTKGDILH is encoded by the coding sequence TTGAATAAATTAATAGCGCTGACCCACAACGAAACGATGAAGCTTTGGCTGAAAAAAAGATTTTATGTCATCGTTCTTATCCTGCTCATTCTCATTCCGATCTTTACCTATGCGCAGCACAAGATGGTCAAGAACAACGCGGAGCATTTCGCGGATTGGCGTAATCAGACGCTGCAGCAGATCGCAGATATCGAGAATACGCTGGCCAGCGACCGAATACCGGAGGAATGGAAAAAAGGACGGCGAATCGCCGTTCAGCAGCTCCGCTATTATGTGGAGCGCGATGTGAATCCCAACGAGCCAAGCGGCGTTCAGTTCGCGCGAGAGTTTCTGGGCAACGCGATTACATTGTTTATCCCCATGCTTGTGCTGGCTCTGGGCTCCGATATGGTATCGGGAGAGCGTTCAGCCGGCACGATCAAAATGCTGCTCACCCGCCCTGTGCGGAGGTGGAAGGTGCTGCTCAGCAAGGTGCTCGCGCTGACGCTGTATGTATCGTTAACCATTGCGGCAACCGTCATATTGTGTTACCTTATATCCGGCTTTGTTTTTGGATACGGCGGCTTTGATGCGCCTGTTCTGACGGGATTCAAGGTGCAGGGCGGAGCGGTGGACACCTCCAATGTCCGGGCGATTCCGCAATGGAGCTTCCTGCTGATGCAGGCTGGACTGAGCTGGTTCGCGGCTATGACAGTCGCCCTGCTGGGGCTGATGGCCAGCGTGCTCATCCGCAGCACCGCGGCCAGTATGGTTGCGATGATGGCGGCGATAATCGCGGGATCTATTCTGACGAGCATGTCGTCCACCTGGACGAGCGTCAAATATTTATTTTCCGTCAACCTGAGGCTGACGGGCTATTTGGAGGGCTCGCCCCCTCCCATAGAAGGCATGACGCTCCCATTTTCGCTTGCAGTTCTGTCTATCTGGAGCGCCGCTTCGCTCCTCGTTTCGTTTCGCGTCTTTACGAAAGGGGACATATTGCATTAA
- a CDS encoding YqkE family protein yields MGKKSNGRPSQSHRGPNQFQQEEASQGHSLKELLGADTIQKLKSQAEEMKLAEQKRKEELRKQEEEAKKREQKRLENDFSYLLDNSDPSWSKFK; encoded by the coding sequence ATGGGCAAGAAGTCGAACGGCCGTCCCAGTCAATCGCACAGAGGGCCGAATCAATTCCAGCAGGAGGAAGCCAGTCAGGGCCATTCGCTTAAGGAGCTGCTTGGCGCGGATACGATCCAAAAGCTGAAGTCGCAGGCGGAGGAGATGAAGCTGGCGGAGCAGAAGCGCAAGGAGGAGCTGCGCAAGCAAGAGGAGGAAGCCAAGAAGCGGGAGCAGAAAAGGCTTGAGAATGACTTTTCTTATTTGCTGGACAACAGCGACCCCAGCTGGAGCAAATTTAAATAA
- the purT gene encoding formate-dependent phosphoribosylglycinamide formyltransferase, which yields MYGSPLTSGARKVLLLGSGELGKEVVLEAQRLGVETVAVDRYANAPAMQVAHRSYVVDMLDGDGIRRIIEEERPDFIVPEIEAIATETLIELESEGHRVIPTARAARLTMDREGIRRLAAETLGLPTAPYRFADSLDELRAAAAELGFPCVIKPIMSSSGKGQSVCRSEAELEGCWNYAMEGGRAKKSRIIVEGFITFESEITLLTVRSVSGTSYCAPIGHVQKDGDYIESWQPHGMSEEQIREAEAIALRITDELGGYGIYGVELFLTRDGVLFSEVSPRPHDTGMVTMATQDLSEFALHIRAILGFPIPTIRLLSPGASHTLKADRDAAAFVIGGLEEALSLPNTQVRLFGKPETKVGRRMAVALSTAADTDAARELARRAAEALHIQYDNK from the coding sequence ATGTATGGATCACCATTAACATCCGGCGCGCGCAAGGTGCTGCTGCTGGGATCAGGCGAATTGGGCAAGGAAGTGGTGCTGGAGGCGCAGCGTCTCGGCGTCGAGACAGTGGCCGTCGACCGCTATGCGAACGCCCCGGCCATGCAGGTCGCGCATCGCAGCTATGTTGTCGATATGCTGGACGGCGACGGTATTCGCCGTATAATCGAAGAGGAGCGTCCGGATTTCATCGTGCCTGAGATTGAGGCGATTGCGACTGAAACGCTGATTGAGCTGGAGAGCGAAGGACACCGCGTCATTCCGACCGCCCGCGCGGCCAGGCTGACAATGGACCGGGAGGGCATCCGCCGCCTGGCTGCGGAGACGCTGGGTCTCCCTACGGCGCCGTATCGGTTCGCGGATTCGCTCGACGAGCTTCGCGCCGCGGCTGCGGAGCTGGGCTTTCCCTGCGTTATTAAGCCCATTATGAGCTCCTCGGGCAAAGGCCAGAGCGTATGCCGGTCGGAAGCTGAGCTTGAAGGCTGCTGGAATTACGCCATGGAGGGCGGCCGCGCCAAAAAAAGCCGCATTATCGTTGAAGGCTTCATCACCTTCGAATCCGAAATTACGCTGCTGACGGTTCGTTCCGTATCCGGTACCAGCTATTGCGCGCCGATCGGTCATGTGCAGAAAGACGGCGACTATATCGAATCGTGGCAGCCGCATGGGATGTCAGAGGAGCAAATCCGTGAAGCGGAGGCTATTGCGCTCCGAATTACGGACGAGCTTGGCGGCTACGGCATTTATGGCGTGGAGTTGTTCCTCACGAGAGACGGCGTTCTATTCAGCGAGGTATCGCCGCGTCCGCATGACACAGGCATGGTCACAATGGCGACCCAGGATTTGTCGGAGTTCGCGTTGCATATTCGCGCCATTCTGGGCTTCCCGATTCCGACCATTCGGCTGCTATCCCCGGGCGCTTCCCATACGCTGAAGGCAGACCGCGATGCGGCAGCCTTTGTCATCGGCGGGCTGGAGGAAGCGTTGTCGCTGCCCAATACGCAGGTGCGCCTCTTCGGGAAGCCTGAGACAAAGGTCGGCAGACGGATGGCGGTTGCGCTCAGCACCGCAGCGGACACGGATGCGGCGCGGGAGCTGGCTCGCCGCGCGGCCGAAGCGCTGCATATTCAATATGACAATAAGTAA
- a CDS encoding ABC transporter ATP-binding protein, translating into MSAKTAKARSRDERFVYQDDDAIEKPFNWAQLRRLYTYMHPYRRQLMPVIMMMIIGTLTRLTIPFLMIYVIDHILNADTGSGSFRALALTGAGMLGLYIVQWASNTYRIKYTNIIGQKVIYDLREHLFRHIQKLSFRFYDKRPAGSVLVRVTNDVNALQDLFTNGVVNLLMDCIQLIGIVIILLALNVKLGLAVMITVPLMFIVSSSLRKRIRFAWQDVRMKQSRINAHLNESIQGMKVTQAYVQEKDNMSFFNHMNSDNIRSWNKASALNQAFGPIIEVTAAVGTCILFWYGASLIQSGAITVGLLVAYANYIGNFWEPINRLGQMYSQLLIAMASSERIFEFIDEEPTVGEAKQAKPLPSIKGDVTFDNIVFEYEKDRPALKGVSIDVKAGQSIALVGHTGSGKSTIINLLCRFYDPVKGRVLIDGVDIRDVTIESLRSQVGIVLQDTFIFAGSIRDNIRYGRLDATNDEIVKAAQAVHAHDFIMSLPDGYDTQVEERGNVLSMGQRQLLSFARALLADPRILILDEATASIDTETELKIQEALKTLLTGRTSFMIAHRLSTIRHADDIIVLDHGQIVEQGNHEELIARKGVYNGLIEAQYRFL; encoded by the coding sequence ATGAGCGCAAAAACCGCCAAAGCGCGCAGCCGAGACGAACGATTCGTCTACCAGGACGACGACGCGATAGAAAAGCCGTTTAACTGGGCGCAGCTGCGAAGGCTTTATACCTATATGCATCCTTACCGCAGGCAGCTGATGCCGGTTATCATGATGATGATTATCGGCACCTTGACCCGTCTGACGATTCCGTTCCTTATGATATACGTCATCGACCATATTCTGAATGCCGATACGGGGTCAGGCAGCTTCCGCGCGTTAGCGCTGACGGGTGCCGGCATGCTCGGCCTGTATATCGTGCAATGGGCGTCCAACACATATCGGATCAAATATACGAATATCATCGGCCAGAAGGTTATTTATGATCTGAGGGAGCATCTGTTCCGCCATATTCAGAAGCTGTCGTTCCGGTTCTACGACAAGCGTCCCGCGGGCTCCGTGCTTGTACGTGTAACGAACGACGTGAACGCGCTGCAGGATTTGTTCACGAACGGTGTCGTCAATCTGCTGATGGACTGCATTCAGCTGATCGGTATCGTCATTATTTTGCTGGCGCTGAATGTAAAGCTGGGGCTTGCCGTTATGATTACGGTTCCGCTTATGTTTATCGTCTCATCCTCCCTTCGCAAGCGGATTCGCTTTGCCTGGCAGGATGTGCGGATGAAGCAATCCCGCATCAACGCGCATTTGAACGAAAGCATACAAGGCATGAAGGTCACGCAGGCTTACGTGCAAGAGAAGGACAACATGAGCTTCTTCAACCATATGAATTCGGACAATATTCGATCGTGGAACAAAGCTTCCGCACTGAACCAAGCGTTTGGACCGATCATTGAGGTGACGGCGGCGGTAGGCACATGCATTCTGTTCTGGTATGGCGCATCGCTCATTCAGAGCGGCGCGATAACCGTCGGCTTGCTTGTGGCTTACGCCAACTATATCGGCAACTTCTGGGAGCCGATCAACCGTCTTGGGCAGATGTATTCGCAGCTGCTTATCGCGATGGCATCATCGGAGCGGATATTCGAGTTCATCGATGAGGAGCCGACGGTAGGGGAGGCGAAGCAGGCCAAACCGTTGCCGTCGATTAAAGGAGACGTAACCTTCGACAACATCGTATTCGAATACGAGAAGGACCGTCCGGCGCTCAAGGGCGTCAGCATTGATGTGAAGGCAGGGCAATCGATCGCCTTGGTGGGTCATACCGGCTCCGGCAAGAGTACGATTATTAATCTGCTGTGCCGCTTCTATGATCCCGTGAAGGGCCGTGTCCTGATCGACGGAGTAGACATCCGCGATGTTACGATTGAAAGCCTGCGGTCGCAGGTCGGCATCGTGCTGCAGGATACGTTCATATTCGCAGGCTCCATCCGTGACAATATTCGTTACGGCAGGCTGGATGCGACAAATGATGAGATCGTGAAGGCGGCACAGGCTGTTCATGCGCATGATTTCATCATGTCATTGCCAGACGGCTACGATACGCAGGTTGAGGAGCGCGGCAACGTGCTGTCCATGGGGCAGCGTCAGCTGCTGTCGTTCGCCCGCGCGCTGCTGGCGGATCCCCGTATTCTCATTCTCGATGAGGCGACGGCAAGCATTGATACGGAAACCGAGCTGAAAATTCAAGAGGCGCTCAAAACGCTGCTGACCGGCCGCACATCGTTTATGATCGCGCATCGCCTATCCACCATCCGCCACGCGGACGATATTATTGTGCTGGATCACGGACAAATCGTGGAGCAGGGCAATCACGAGGAACTGATTGCCAGGAAGGGCGTATACAACGGATTAATCGAGGCGCAATACCGTTTCTTGTAG
- a CDS encoding M14 family zinc carboxypeptidase, translating to MQIMVRSGDSFWRYSVLFDIPYPLIVDSNRDINPNALEISQLVQIPGYEWTSYVVKQGDSLWSIASRNGISTELLLQTNPGIQANQLQVGGTLRMPRRVTSLVIDPEREYTYAALRADLQSLQAVYPFLLRTSIGRSVMGKEMPEIRLGNGSRRVHFNASIHANEWITTPVLMRFMNEYCLALTNSTDIRGVQMYELYMGTTLSIVPMMNPDGVNLVIDGPPDEEPYGRDSLRINGDSRDFSGWKANIRGVDLNKQFPALWERDAVMGPQEPAPRDYSGTAPLTEPEAQHLAALTKARDFRMVLAFHTQGEVFFWGFEGLEPPESAAIAEAFAEASGYRAVQDAGSTAGYKDWFIQDWRRPGFTIELGSGTNPLPLSQFGSMYEAALGIMLVALYV from the coding sequence ATGCAGATTATGGTGAGAAGCGGCGATTCCTTCTGGCGATACAGTGTGCTGTTCGATATTCCATATCCGTTGATCGTTGATTCCAACAGAGATATCAATCCAAACGCGCTGGAGATCAGCCAGCTCGTGCAGATTCCGGGCTACGAATGGACCAGCTATGTCGTGAAGCAAGGTGATTCCTTATGGAGCATCGCTTCCAGGAACGGCATTTCGACAGAGCTGCTGCTGCAGACCAATCCCGGCATACAGGCCAATCAGCTGCAGGTCGGTGGGACGCTGCGTATGCCGAGACGGGTGACGTCGCTCGTCATCGACCCGGAACGGGAGTATACGTATGCCGCCCTGCGGGCGGATCTGCAATCGCTGCAGGCGGTCTATCCATTCCTGCTGCGCACATCGATCGGGCGCAGCGTCATGGGCAAGGAAATGCCGGAAATCCGCTTGGGGAACGGAAGCCGCAGGGTGCATTTCAACGCATCGATTCATGCCAACGAATGGATAACGACGCCTGTTCTGATGCGGTTTATGAATGAATATTGCCTGGCGCTGACGAACAGCACAGACATCCGCGGGGTCCAAATGTATGAGCTGTACATGGGGACGACGCTCTCCATCGTGCCGATGATGAATCCGGATGGCGTCAACCTGGTTATCGACGGTCCGCCAGACGAGGAGCCGTACGGCCGGGACAGCCTTCGAATCAATGGAGACAGCCGGGATTTCAGCGGCTGGAAGGCAAATATTCGCGGCGTCGACCTGAACAAGCAATTCCCGGCGCTGTGGGAGAGGGATGCCGTCATGGGACCCCAGGAGCCCGCTCCGCGCGATTATTCCGGAACGGCACCGCTAACGGAGCCGGAGGCGCAGCATTTGGCGGCATTGACTAAGGCCAGGGATTTCCGCATGGTATTGGCGTTTCACACGCAAGGCGAGGTGTTCTTCTGGGGCTTTGAGGGCTTGGAGCCGCCGGAATCAGCCGCAATCGCGGAAGCCTTCGCCGAGGCAAGCGGTTATCGCGCGGTGCAGGACGCCGGCAGTACGGCAGGCTACAAGGATTGGTTTATTCAGGATTGGCGCCGGCCTGGCTTCACCATCGAGCTGGGCAGCGGAACCAATCCGTTGCCGCTGTCGCAATTCGGCTCGATGTACGAAGCTGCGCTGGGTATTATGCTGGTCGCATTATACGTGTAA
- a CDS encoding GDSL-type esterase/lipase family protein, translated as MINTHTQWRIIAAFSLVATALCAAGFAWAIGGTLAPEPAPEEAAQSEEREEQAVTPLEQAPVIRMLALGDSLTRGIGDESGQGYVGRVADELKRRSGKPVELLGNLAVSGMTASELADRLEGQKSVQDAVKQANLIVFSIGGNDLFQAAWTRMHGLAAEELGIEELTQDWAAALEPFRRVTGKLHELNPQATVLYLGLYNPFYGIEELRDASLEMQGWNMEAYSQLHAYPSMLMVPTFDLFESGAVDYLSSDRFHPSGAGYEKIASRMLDAL; from the coding sequence GTGATAAACACTCATACGCAGTGGAGAATAATAGCCGCTTTCTCCTTAGTTGCGACGGCCTTATGCGCGGCGGGCTTTGCCTGGGCGATTGGAGGGACGCTGGCACCGGAGCCAGCGCCAGAGGAGGCCGCTCAGAGCGAAGAACGGGAGGAGCAAGCTGTTACGCCACTGGAGCAAGCGCCAGTCATTCGTATGCTTGCGCTCGGCGATTCCTTGACGAGAGGAATAGGCGATGAATCGGGACAAGGCTATGTGGGACGTGTTGCCGATGAATTGAAGCGCCGCTCCGGCAAGCCGGTGGAGCTGCTGGGCAACCTCGCTGTCAGCGGCATGACGGCGAGCGAGCTGGCGGACAGGCTGGAGGGGCAGAAGAGCGTACAGGACGCCGTCAAGCAAGCCAATCTGATCGTATTCAGCATTGGCGGCAATGACTTGTTCCAGGCAGCTTGGACACGAATGCATGGACTCGCTGCGGAGGAGCTTGGCATCGAGGAGCTGACGCAGGACTGGGCAGCCGCGCTGGAGCCGTTCCGGCGTGTCACCGGGAAGCTGCATGAGCTGAACCCGCAGGCGACGGTTCTTTATTTGGGGCTGTACAATCCGTTCTACGGTATCGAGGAGCTGCGGGACGCCAGTCTGGAGATGCAGGGCTGGAACATGGAGGCTTACTCCCAGCTGCATGCCTACCCGTCTATGCTGATGGTGCCTACCTTCGATTTGTTCGAAAGCGGAGCTGTCGATTACCTGTCCTCAGACCGCTTCCACCCAAGCGGCGCCGGCTATGAGAAGATCGCTTCCCGCATGCTGGACGCCCTGTAG
- a CDS encoding ABC transporter ATP-binding protein — MDVLRQLKAFYLPERKFLIASILFLMIATALGLVYPYLLKYLIDDVIRPKRFELVPQLAFIVVGVISLKACNQFLHGFFGGRLGNKVAYRMRNALYDKLQTLSYQYYDKAKTGDLMSRLTADLEAIRNFIGFGFAQILNMVLMVAFGGAMMLYINWQLTLLTLITIPLLAFLALRFEKLIHPAFREMRQAMSNLTTAVQENITGVRTVKSFAREKHEVTKFSVRNEAYQSNQVGASGLWAKYFPAMELTANLSAVILLVAGGSMVMRDTLQLGEFVAFFSLIWYIIGPMWGLGFHINNYTQFKASGERVLGLLHEHVHVKNAKDAVVLRPELTRGHVRFEGVTFNYPDKSAALTDIHLDAPAGSVIGLLGATGSGKSTIIQLLMRAYNVKHGTIYLDGMDIRQLDVESLRSQIAPVFQETFLFSAAIRDNIAYGVRDVTQEEIERAAKLAKAHDFIMELPLGYDTIVGERGMGLSGGQKQRIAIARALIKNPRVLILDDATSAVDMETEHEIQAGFKELMAGRTTFIIAHRISSLRHADEIIVLDKGRIVQRGKHAELIAKEGPYRDTYNIQYADFVAQEEGKAASVIDIQDRRRSIVQ; from the coding sequence TTGGACGTACTAAGGCAATTGAAAGCCTTCTATTTGCCGGAGAGGAAGTTTCTGATCGCGTCGATTCTGTTCCTGATGATTGCGACGGCATTGGGGCTGGTCTATCCGTATTTGCTGAAATACCTGATCGACGACGTGATTAGACCGAAGCGCTTCGAGCTCGTGCCGCAGCTGGCTTTCATTGTTGTCGGCGTGATTTCACTGAAGGCGTGTAATCAGTTCCTGCACGGATTTTTTGGAGGAAGGCTAGGCAACAAGGTGGCTTACCGTATGCGGAACGCATTGTACGACAAGCTGCAGACGCTGTCCTATCAATACTATGACAAGGCTAAAACAGGCGACCTGATGTCCCGTCTGACAGCAGACCTTGAGGCGATTCGCAACTTTATCGGCTTTGGATTTGCCCAGATCCTGAATATGGTGCTGATGGTGGCGTTCGGCGGCGCGATGATGCTGTATATCAACTGGCAGCTCACGCTCCTTACACTCATCACGATTCCCCTGCTCGCGTTCCTGGCGCTTCGCTTCGAGAAGCTGATTCATCCGGCATTCCGCGAAATGCGGCAAGCCATGAGCAATCTGACGACGGCTGTGCAGGAAAATATTACGGGCGTTCGCACGGTGAAATCATTTGCTCGCGAGAAGCATGAGGTAACGAAGTTTTCCGTTCGCAACGAGGCTTACCAGAGTAATCAGGTAGGCGCGTCCGGCTTGTGGGCGAAGTACTTCCCGGCTATGGAATTAACAGCCAATCTGAGCGCGGTTATCTTGCTGGTCGCGGGCGGGTCCATGGTTATGAGGGACACGCTGCAGCTGGGCGAATTTGTAGCCTTCTTCAGCTTAATCTGGTACATTATCGGCCCGATGTGGGGCCTTGGCTTCCATATTAACAACTACACGCAGTTCAAGGCATCCGGCGAGCGCGTGCTCGGCCTGCTCCATGAGCATGTGCATGTCAAAAACGCGAAGGATGCCGTTGTCCTCCGTCCAGAGCTTACTAGAGGACATGTCAGATTCGAAGGGGTTACCTTCAACTATCCCGACAAATCGGCCGCATTGACTGATATTCATCTCGATGCCCCCGCAGGTTCTGTCATCGGCTTGCTCGGCGCGACGGGCTCCGGGAAGTCGACCATTATACAGCTGCTCATGCGGGCTTACAATGTGAAGCACGGAACGATCTATCTCGACGGCATGGATATTCGCCAGCTTGATGTGGAATCGCTCCGCAGCCAGATTGCCCCTGTATTCCAGGAGACGTTCCTGTTCTCCGCCGCCATCCGCGATAATATCGCTTATGGCGTCCGTGATGTGACACAGGAGGAGATTGAACGCGCGGCAAAGCTGGCGAAGGCGCATGACTTTATTATGGAGCTGCCGCTTGGCTACGACACCATCGTCGGCGAGAGGGGAATGGGGCTGTCAGGCGGCCAGAAGCAGCGGATTGCCATTGCGAGGGCGCTGATCAAAAACCCGCGCGTGCTTATTCTCGACGACGCGACAAGCGCGGTGGATATGGAGACCGAGCATGAAATCCAGGCGGGCTTCAAGGAGCTGATGGCGGGCCGCACAACGTTTATTATCGCGCATCGCATCTCTTCGCTGCGCCACGCGGACGAAATTATCGTGCTGGACAAAGGCAGGATCGTGCAACGCGGCAAGCATGCCGAGCTGATCGCCAAGGAGGGTCCATACCGCGACACGTACAACATTCAATATGCGGATTTTGTGGCCCAAGAGGAAGGAAAAGCCGCCTCCGTAATCGATATTCAAGACCGTAGAAGGAGCATCGTACAATGA
- a CDS encoding ABC transporter ATP-binding protein, with product MDEIVLSVKQLHKKINGKTIVDNVSFELRSGDIVGFLGPNGAGKTTTIRMLVNLIKPTSGHVYICGRNIRKEPEEALRHVGAIVENPELYSYMTGYQNLEQLARMQDGVDAKRIREVTAVVKLENRIHDKVGTYSLGMRQRLGIAAALLGKPRLLILDEPTNGLDPIGIKELRAFIRSLAEEGLSVLVSSHLLSEVQLLCDRFVIIHQGRVAASGMVEEWRRGASGIVRWQFQHAEEGARELLKDDRIGLAEEVNEAGPEASAMVTVRMNEALVPDTVARLADCGVRILSVCKAEPTLEDMFLTMTGSEAIE from the coding sequence ATGGATGAGATCGTGTTATCTGTTAAACAGCTGCACAAAAAAATAAACGGTAAAACAATCGTTGACAACGTCAGCTTCGAGCTTCGCTCCGGCGACATTGTAGGCTTTCTCGGACCGAACGGAGCCGGAAAAACAACGACGATCCGCATGCTGGTCAATTTGATCAAGCCCACCTCCGGACATGTATACATTTGCGGCAGAAATATCAGGAAAGAGCCGGAGGAAGCGCTGCGGCATGTGGGCGCCATTGTTGAAAATCCAGAGCTGTACAGCTATATGACCGGCTATCAGAATCTGGAGCAGCTTGCCCGCATGCAGGATGGCGTAGACGCAAAGCGCATTCGGGAGGTGACGGCTGTCGTCAAGCTGGAGAACCGTATTCATGACAAGGTTGGCACCTATTCGTTAGGCATGCGACAAAGATTGGGTATTGCTGCGGCGCTGCTGGGCAAGCCCAGGCTGCTCATTCTGGACGAGCCGACAAACGGACTGGATCCCATTGGCATCAAGGAGCTTCGTGCCTTTATCCGAAGCTTGGCTGAGGAGGGACTGAGCGTGCTTGTTTCCAGCCATCTGCTAAGCGAGGTGCAGCTGCTGTGCGATCGGTTCGTCATCATACATCAAGGGAGGGTAGCGGCTTCCGGCATGGTTGAAGAATGGAGAAGAGGTGCAAGCGGCATCGTGAGATGGCAGTTCCAGCATGCGGAGGAGGGTGCTCGGGAGCTGCTTAAGGATGACCGCATTGGGCTGGCGGAGGAAGTGAACGAAGCGGGACCGGAAGCCTCGGCCATGGTGACGGTGAGGATGAATGAAGCGCTGGTGCCGGATACGGTGGCCAGGCTGGCGGATTGCGGTGTGCGGATCCTGAGCGTGTGCAAGGCTGAGCCGACGCTGGAGGATATGTTTTTGACGATGACGGGGAGTGAAGCCATTGAATAA